CAAAAGCATTTAATGTACCATTACTAACTATTATACCTATCCCTAATATTACCATAAAGGATATTACTATTGATTTTAATGCTAAAATTTCTTCTGTAGAAAAGCAGGAAAGTTCTTTAGCTTCAAAATTAGGTTTCGGACTAGAAATTGGTGCTGCTTATGGTGGATTTAGTGCCAAATTAAACGCTAGTTATTCTAGACAACAAAAATCTAGTAGAAGTGGCGAAAGAAAAAAGGAATATAACATGCATATTGTTGTAAAAGCTGGTCAAGATGATCCACCACCAGGTATTGACACGTTAGTAAACTTTTTAGAAACATTAGTTACTCCAGTAATAAGTACAGGAAACACAAACCCTACGAACCCAATAACACCATAAACCATGGCAACTTTAAAAGAATACTTAGGAACCATTGTTGCAGACATTAATCACGCAAGAAGTATTGCTGATATTGAATCTGCAAGAATGGCAAAACAATACGCAGCAGATGATATTCTACAATACTATTCTATACCAAGAATGAAAATGCAAGATGTAGAGTTAACAATCCCTGTAGGGATATCAAAAAGCAAAGAAAAAACAACAATTGATTACGAACCTATTGATAACAATTCCTTTTATAGTAAGACCTATTCATCTCTAAAGAATGTTTATAAAACAACATCTTTTGACACTTACCACTCTAAACAACTGTCAAGTGCAATAAAACATGAAATTCAGTCACTAGAAAAGGTATTAAAACTACGAGCAGATCAAAAATCTTCCTTAAAAGAATTCTGTAATCGGGTTGCAGAAATCGCTACAAAAATTATAAACACTCCTATTAAAGAATCTAAAAGCTACATTAAACAAATTCCTGAACCGTCGTATATATCAACATACCTCGTAGATCAACTGCAAAATGAAATAACACTCCCTAAAAAACACATAGAAGATACTGAGGTTATTACAGAATCTGATAAATTAAGAGAACTAAACCCTAACAGTATTATTCAAATAAAAATGAAAATTATTGAGCAAGGTATGGAATGGCATAAAATGGAAGACAGCAATGGAGAAATGGTTTCTAAACTAACTGTAGAATAATGATAAAATCATATATAAACACCTATGAAGGCTTAAAAAAATCGATTAATCAAATTCCAGATTTAGTAAACCTTTTAAGAGATAAAAATAAAAAATTTATTACTGACTTTGAACTTTGGTTAACTAATACAGAAAATTTCTTAAAAAAAAACAACTTCTCTGAATGCTCTGAAATGGCAGGGTTAAGAAGTAGGCTCTACTTAGTAAACTTCGAAGATATTAGAACTGTAAACAAAAAAAAGAAACAAATGGAAATTGGAGGGGAAATGGTCTACTCTGCTCAAAACCTAGTGTATAACCTAATTCAGCCTATTGAAGATAAAGTAAAAGAAGCCAAGGAATTAGCGAACGAGTTAGTCTCAATTGCTTACAAGAATAATATTATACAAATAAACCCTAATGAAGATTACACAAATTACATACACAGTTTGTGGAACCATCTTAAAACTCATGAGCAATTAAGTAAATATGCTCTTAGAATTACAAGTCTTATAGGTAATACTGATGCATTACGTTTTTTTGCTGAGGAGGTAAGTAAAGGGTAAATTATAAATCTTTTGTTTATTTTTACCCTATGAATATGGATAAAATAGAACACATTGGTATTGCGGTTAAAGATTTAGAAAAATCAAATAAATTGTTTGCGGCTCTTTTTGGAGAACCTCATTATAAAGTTGAAGAAGTAGCAAGCGAAGGCGTAAAAACTTCCTTTTTTAAATCGGGTCCTAATAAAATAGAACTACTAGAAGCTACAAAAGCAGATAGTCCGATTGCTAAATTTATAGAAAAAAAGGGAGAAGGAATACACCATATCGCTTTTGCTGTTAATGATATAAAAGCAGCAATAAAACGCTTACAAAAAGAAGGTTTTACTGTTTTAAATGAGACTCCTAAAAAAGGTGCTGACAACAAATTAGTAGCTTTCTTACATCCTAAAACTACAAATGGTGTTTTAATTGAACTCTGTGAAGAAATCAAGTAAATCACTTATATATAACTCCTAATATTTTGTATCTTGCAAAGTCTAACAAACGTGTATTAAACAATGACAAACTCTTATGATTCTTTTCAAAAGCGACGCTTACAATCGTCTTACATCTCTGTAGTTGTAAGTATTGCATTGGTACTTTTTATGATGGGAGTTTTGGGTTTAGTTTTACTAAAATCTACTAAAGTTGCAAATCACTTTAAAGAAAAAGTGGTAATGACCCTCTTTTTAAAAGATGATGTAACCGATAAACAAATAAAAACGTTTAAAGCTACTTTAAAAAAGGAAAAATACACCAACAAAGTTGTTTATATTACTAAAGGTGAAGCTGCAATAGCTTATAAGAAAGATTTAGGTGAAGATTTTTTAAAATTTTTAGGAGACAATCCTCTTAAAAATGGAATTGATATTTATTTAAAAGCAGATTTTGTTACTCCTGAAGAAATGGTAGTAATTGAAAAATCTTTTAAAAAAAATGCCTTTGTAGCAGAAGTAAATTACGACAAACCATTGGTTGAATTGTTAACAAAAAACATTCAGAAAATGAGTTTTTGGTTATTAATACTAAGCGGTTTTTTTGGTTTAGTTGCCATTATTTTAATAAATAGTTCAATTCGATTGTCTATTTACTCCAAAAGATTTAATATTAAAACCATGCAAATGGTTGGAGCTACTAAAAGTTTTATTCGAAAGCCTTTTATTTGGCAAAGTATTAAACTAGGACTTTTAGGTGCTTTTATTTCTTTATGTGGGTTAGCATTTGTAATTTATTACATTAATGAATACATTCCTGCCTTAGAATTATTAACCGATTATATTTCTTTAGCATATGTAACAGGAGGAGTTTTTTTTATTGCTTTTTTTATTACATGGATAAGTACATTTTTTGCTACACAACGTTTTTTAAACTTACAAACTAACGACTTGTATTACTAAAATTTATATGAAAAAAGACACTATACCTAAACAAGAATTTTTATTTGGTAAACGAAATTACATCATCATGCTAATAGGTTTAGCGGTTATCGCTTTAGGCTTTATTTTAATGGCAGGTGGCGGAAGCGAAGACCCAAATGTATTTAATCCTGAAATTTATAGCTGGCGTAGAATTCGTTTAGCACCAACCTTAGTAATTATTGGTTTAGGTATTGAAATTTATGCTATTTTTGCGAACCCTAAAAAGTAAGCATGAATTTATTAGAAGCTATTATCCTTGGAATTATTCAAGGCCTTACCGAATTCTTACCGGTATCATCAAGTGGTCATTTAGAATTAGCAAAAGTTATCTTAGGAGATACTTCTGTACCTGAAGAAAGCTTAACTTTTACGGTAGTTTTACACTTTGCAACAGCATTAAGTACCTTAGTTGTTTTTAGAAAGGAAGTTGCTGAGATTTTCAGAGGACTGTTTCAATTTAAATGGAATGAAGAAATGAAATTTTCACTAAAAATTATCACATCTATGATTCCTGCAGTAATTATAGGCTTATTGTTTGAAGAACAACTAGAGTCTTTTTTTGGAGGAAAAATATTATTCGTAGGTATTATGTTATTAATTACTGCTGTATTATTATTACTTGCTGATAAATCTAAAAACACGAACAAAGAGGTGTCTTTTAATAACTCATTAATTATAGGTATTTCACAAGCTATTGCAATGCTCCCTGGTATTTCTCGTTCTGGAGCAACTATTTCTACCTCTGTTTTACTGGGTATTGATCGTAGTAAAGCTGCTCGTTTTTCTTTTTTAATGGTAGTACCTCTTATTTTTGGAAAAATAGCAAAAGATTTTCTAGGAGGAGATATTAACTTTCAGCCTTCTGAAATCGTTCCAATATCAGCAGGGTTTATAGCTGCTTTTCTTGCAGGCTTAGTTGCTTGTAACTGGATGATTGCTTTGGTTAAAAAAAGCAAATTATCATACTTTTCTATTTACTGTGCAATTGTAGGTTTAATTGCTATCGGATACTCTTTATTAAACTAATATGAAAACTGAAGAAGATTACAAAAACGGACAAGTTTTATTGATTGATAAACCACTAGAATGGACTTCTTTTCAAGTAGTTAACAAACTACGTTGGCACATTCGTAAACGTTTTGATATTAAAAAAATAAAAGTAGGTCATGCAGGAACTTTAGATCCTTTAGCAACTGGTTTATTAATTATTTGTACTGGTAAAAAAACTAAGATTATTGACACATATCAAGGTCAAATAAAAGAATACACAGGTACTATTACTTTAGGAGGAACAACACCTAGTTACGATTTAGAAACAGCGGTAAACGAAACTTTTTCTACAGAACATATTACCGAAGAATTAATTCATGAAACGACTAAACAATTTACAGGTGTAATTCAACAAAAACCACCTATTTTTTCTGCTATTAAAAAAGAAGGGAAGCGACTATACGAATTAGCTAGAAAAGGTGAAACTACCGAAATAAAATCGAGAGAAGTTACCATTCCTATTTTTGAAATCACAAAAATAAACGCTAATGATATTGATTTTAGAGTGGTTTGCAGTAAAGGAACTTATATTCGTTCATTAGCATACGATTTTGGTGTTGCTTTAAATTCAGGAGCTCATTTATCAGCTTTAAGAAGAACTAAAATTGGTGACTTTCATGTTGACAACGCACAAAGTGTAGATGAATTTATAAACTCTTTAGAAGTGGAATAGTTTTTGATTAAAAACCTCAAAAATCACTACTTTGAAAAATTTATTCCTTTTTACTTTATTCATTATTATAAGTATAACTGTTAATGCACAGAGTGATAGCCATCCTTATTTTACAGGATCTATAAACACTACTTTTGGTATTAACCAAAACTATAAACTAGATGAAGAAGGAAATGGCCCTCTTATAACACCTAAGTCAATATTACTAAGAACTGGATTTGGATATCAATTTAATAAACGCTGGGCTTCAAGTATTAATATTGGGTATGACCATCATTTTTCTTACTCAATCAATTCGATACCAACATACGCTAGTTTACGATATAACTTTATTAAAAAAAGTAGCAGTGCTTATTTTATAGAAAGTAGTTATGGCCAAATGTTTCGTTTATCTAATAAATTTTCTAACGGTAATTATTATAAAATAGGAGTAGGTATTCTTTCATTAAGTAGTAATAGATGGAATGGCATGATACGTTTAGACTTTCATCAAAAGAAAATAGCACAGTTTGAAAGTGGAAACCTAAACAGCATCTCGTTAGGAATTGGTTTTACTTTTCTTTAAAAAACGACTATACCAGCTTTCAGAAATTGGTACTTCCCAATGATTTTCTAATTCTAACTTCGTTTCAACTAAGTTATCAAAAACAATAGTTTTTTCTGTTACCGCTTTGTTTTTAATCAACTTTTTAAAATCTTTTAACTCTTTATACTGGGTGTATTCACCTTGTTTAAAACAAACATTCATTCTATCTAACAATTCAACTTCATATACTTCTTGTAATTGTAAAACAAAACCTACCAATTTATCTATATCTGCATTTAATAATGCTGAATTTCCCTCACCAGAAAAAATAATAAAACGATTGTATCGTAATTCTACTGAAGCTTTAAAATCGTCATCATCTTGTTTCCATACCTCAACAAATGCTTTTAACTTCTCTTTTAAACCTTCAATTTCTTGCGGATAAAATTTTCTATTAGATGGATAAATCCAAACCTTAGCCTCTTCTGATAATGTATTGAAATCTACTAACATAATTATTCTTTCTATCTGGCAAAGATACAGAAAACAAAAACCCTTTTTTAAGAATAAAAAAGGGTTTTTTTTTATAAAAAAGTAAGTAATTATTTTAATAACGAGGTAATATTTTCTTGAACATTTTCTCCTTTATTTTTATTATACCAAACTTGTAAGTCTTTTTTAAATTCAGCATCTAAACTGCCATGTTCTGCCTTATAATCTGCAACCATTTTTGTAGCCACTACAGGTCTTGGCCCCCAAGTATTAATTACTTTATTGTCTTTATCTAATGCTATTAATTTAGGAATTGATCTTCCTCCGTTCGTTAAAAATCCATCCATAAGCTCTAAATTCTCATCTCTAAGTACTAGTTTTAACTTTATATTAGAATTTTCTTCTGCAATTTTATTAATTACAGGTAGGTTTTGAGCTGCATCACCACACCAACCTTCAGTTAATACTAACCAAGTTTGAGGTTCTTTTACATCTTTAAGTTTTGCTATAGTTTCTTCTGAAACTTTTATAGTTTTATCTAAACGTTTCATTCGCTTATCATTTAATAAACTATAATTTAATAAGTCATCAGATTGACTTAAACCTGTTGATTTACCTTCATCTAACAACTCTTTTACAAGAATTCTATATTCTGAATATGAAATTGCTTTTTGTAAACTGTTTTCAATAATTTCTTTCATCTTAATAATCTTATTATACAAATGTATTTCTTCTCTTTTACATTTAAAGTAACCTAAGTTACAATATCTAAAGAGATAGTATAGACGTCGTAAAATTTAAAAACTTACAATACTATTTACAACTTACTTTTTAGATTAGTAATAATGTCTTTTGTCATAGAAGTTAAATCAAATTCGTGCTGCCATCCCCAATCTTGTCTTGCATGAGAATCGTCAATAATTTGAGGCCAACTATCAGCAATATCTTGTCTAAAGTCTGGATTGTAGGCAATTGTAAAATCAGGAATATACTTTTTAATCTCATTAGCAATTTCTTTAGGCGTAAAACTCATAGCTGCTAAATTATAAGAAGTTCTTGTTTTTATCTTATCTGCATCCGCTTGCATAATTTGAATTGTAGCATTAATTGCATCATCCATATACATCATAGGTAAACGTGTATTTTCAGACAAAAAACATTCAAAAGTTCCTTTTTTTAAGGCATCAAAATAAATGTCAACTGCATAATCTGTTGTTCCTCCACCAGGTAACGTTTTCCAACTAATAATACCAGGATAACGAATACTACGTACATCTACCCCATATTTTTCATGATAATAATTACACCAATGCTCACCAGCAACTTTACTAATTCCATAAACTGTTGAAGGCTCCATTATTGTTTGCTGTGGCGTATTAATTTTTGGAGATGTAGGACCGAATGAAGCCATAGAACTTGGCCAATACACTTTTTTAATATGTTTTTCTCTCGCTATTTCTAAAACAGCTAATAAAGAGGTCA
This genomic stretch from Tenacibaculum sp. Bg11-29 harbors:
- the mce gene encoding methylmalonyl-CoA epimerase, with the translated sequence MDKIEHIGIAVKDLEKSNKLFAALFGEPHYKVEEVASEGVKTSFFKSGPNKIELLEATKADSPIAKFIEKKGEGIHHIAFAVNDIKAAIKRLQKEGFTVLNETPKKGADNKLVAFLHPKTTNGVLIELCEEIK
- a CDS encoding ABC transporter permease, which encodes MTNSYDSFQKRRLQSSYISVVVSIALVLFMMGVLGLVLLKSTKVANHFKEKVVMTLFLKDDVTDKQIKTFKATLKKEKYTNKVVYITKGEAAIAYKKDLGEDFLKFLGDNPLKNGIDIYLKADFVTPEEMVVIEKSFKKNAFVAEVNYDKPLVELLTKNIQKMSFWLLILSGFFGLVAIILINSSIRLSIYSKRFNIKTMQMVGATKSFIRKPFIWQSIKLGLLGAFISLCGLAFVIYYINEYIPALELLTDYISLAYVTGGVFFIAFFITWISTFFATQRFLNLQTNDLYY
- a CDS encoding DUF3098 domain-containing protein, producing the protein MKKDTIPKQEFLFGKRNYIIMLIGLAVIALGFILMAGGGSEDPNVFNPEIYSWRRIRLAPTLVIIGLGIEIYAIFANPKK
- a CDS encoding ABC transporter ATPase — encoded protein: MLVDFNTLSEEAKVWIYPSNRKFYPQEIEGLKEKLKAFVEVWKQDDDDFKASVELRYNRFIIFSGEGNSALLNADIDKLVGFVLQLQEVYEVELLDRMNVCFKQGEYTQYKELKDFKKLIKNKAVTEKTIVFDNLVETKLELENHWEVPISESWYSRFLKKSKTNS
- a CDS encoding thioredoxin family protein codes for the protein MKEIIENSLQKAISYSEYRILVKELLDEGKSTGLSQSDDLLNYSLLNDKRMKRLDKTIKVSEETIAKLKDVKEPQTWLVLTEGWCGDAAQNLPVINKIAEENSNIKLKLVLRDENLELMDGFLTNGGRSIPKLIALDKDNKVINTWGPRPVVATKMVADYKAEHGSLDAEFKKDLQVWYNKNKGENVQENITSLLK
- a CDS encoding NAD-dependent epimerase/dehydratase family protein; its protein translation is MNDTVLILGACGQIGIELTQKLRILYGSNNVIASDIREGGEEMLSSGPFEIIDATSKERILEVVKKYEVTQVYLMAAMLSATAEKYPLKGWDLNMTSLLAVLEIAREKHIKKVYWPSSMASFGPTSPKINTPQQTIMEPSTVYGISKVAGEHWCNYYHEKYGVDVRSIRYPGIISWKTLPGGGTTDYAVDIYFDALKKGTFECFLSENTRLPMMYMDDAINATIQIMQADADKIKTRTSYNLAAMSFTPKEIANEIKKYIPDFTIAYNPDFRQDIADSWPQIIDDSHARQDWGWQHEFDLTSMTKDIITNLKSKL
- a CDS encoding DUF2589 domain-containing protein — protein: MPNQVLNLDFRSLIGGPLTASIEAQSDAALATVSFINSVGKDKDGKPTTVTFNYGDGNETKAFNVPLLTIIPIPNITIKDITIDFNAKISSVEKQESSLASKLGFGLEIGAAYGGFSAKLNASYSRQQKSSRSGERKKEYNMHIVVKAGQDDPPPGIDTLVNFLETLVTPVISTGNTNPTNPITP
- the truB gene encoding tRNA pseudouridine(55) synthase TruB yields the protein MKTEEDYKNGQVLLIDKPLEWTSFQVVNKLRWHIRKRFDIKKIKVGHAGTLDPLATGLLIICTGKKTKIIDTYQGQIKEYTGTITLGGTTPSYDLETAVNETFSTEHITEELIHETTKQFTGVIQQKPPIFSAIKKEGKRLYELARKGETTEIKSREVTIPIFEITKINANDIDFRVVCSKGTYIRSLAYDFGVALNSGAHLSALRRTKIGDFHVDNAQSVDEFINSLEVE
- a CDS encoding undecaprenyl-diphosphate phosphatase, which produces MNLLEAIILGIIQGLTEFLPVSSSGHLELAKVILGDTSVPEESLTFTVVLHFATALSTLVVFRKEVAEIFRGLFQFKWNEEMKFSLKIITSMIPAVIIGLLFEEQLESFFGGKILFVGIMLLITAVLLLLADKSKNTNKEVSFNNSLIIGISQAIAMLPGISRSGATISTSVLLGIDRSKAARFSFLMVVPLIFGKIAKDFLGGDINFQPSEIVPISAGFIAAFLAGLVACNWMIALVKKSKLSYFSIYCAIVGLIAIGYSLLN